From a single Pleurodeles waltl isolate 20211129_DDA chromosome 8, aPleWal1.hap1.20221129, whole genome shotgun sequence genomic region:
- the LOC138249065 gene encoding olfactory receptor 2AT4-like produces the protein MEDHNQSSAAKDFILVGFPSLQNLQTALFLVFLLSYLVVLSGNLMILCAVVLDQKLHKPMYFLLSNLSVIDILCTTTIVPKMLAMFLFNAKAISFHGCFIQMYFFHSLAGSECFLLVTMAYDRYVAICIPLHYTTKMTNMVNIYLAASVWIIALLLPLPAVIQTSQLRFCSPYKVMHCFCEHLSVVQAACSDTTSQASMGSSLAMVVSTFPLLLVSLSYLNIIRAILKISSKEGRQKAFSTCTSHLIVVITYYTSIGVSYISYKADMAIDFHVMGNVIYAILTPMVNPMIYTLRNKEMKDAIAKLLHIERKQEAR, from the coding sequence ATGGAGGACCATAATCAAAGCAGTGCAGCAAAGGACTTCATTCTTGTTGGATTTCCATCACTTCAAAATTTACAGACTGCCCTTTTTCTTGTATTTTTGCTTTCCTACCTTGTGGTCCTGAGTGGCAATCTGATGATCCTCTGTGCCGTTGTGCTGGATCAGAAACTTCACAAACCCATGTATTTTTTGCTCTCCAACCTCTCGGTGATAGACATCCTCTGCACCACCACCATTGTGCCTAAAATGTTAGCTATGTTCCTTTTCAATGCCAAGGCTATTTCCTTCCATGGTTGCTTCATACAAATGTACTTCTTCCACAGTCTTGCGGGCAGTGAGTGTTTTTTACTTGTAACAATGGCGTATGACCGCTATGTGGCTATTTGTATCCCATTACACTATACGACAAAAATGACAAATATGGTCAACATTTATCTAGCAGCCAGTGTCTGGATCATTGCTTTGCTGCTACCTCTACCTGCTGTTATCCAGACTTCTCAATTGCGCTTCTGCAGCCCTTACAAAGTGATGCACTGCTTTTGTGAACATTTGTCGGTCGTTCAAGCTGCCTGCTCCGATACCACCTCCCAGGCCAGCATGGGATCTTCTCTTGCAATGGTGGTTTCCACATTTCCACTGCTTCTTGTTTCCCTATCCTACTTGAACATTATAAGGGCCATCTTGAAGATCAGCTCCAAAGAAGGACGTCAGAAAGCGTTTTCTACATGCACCTCCCACCTGATAGTTGTCATCACCTACTATACTTCCATCGGTGTGTCCTACATCTCCTACAAGGCAGACATGGCAATCGACTTTCACGTCATGGGAAATGTAATTTATGCAATTTTGACTCCAATGGTGAACCCAATGATTTACACACTGAGAAACAAAGAAATGAAGGATGCAATTGCTAAACTTTTACACATAGAGAGGAAACAAGAGGCCAGATGA